From one Enterobacter kobei genomic stretch:
- the speA gene encoding biosynthetic arginine decarboxylase: MSDDMSSPSPSSAGEQGVLRSMQEVAMSSQEASKMLRTYNIAWWGNNYYDVNELGHITVCPDPDVPQARVDLAELVKAREAQGQRLPALFCFPQILQHRLRSINAAFKRARESYGYNGDYFLVYPIKVNQHRRVIESLIHSGEPLGLEAGSKAELMAVLAHAGMTRSVIVCNGYKDREYIRLALIGEKMGHKVYLVIEKMSEIAIVLDEAERLNVIPRLGVRARLASQGSGKWQSSGGEKSKFGLAATQVLQLVEILRERGRLDSIQLLHFHLGSQMANIRDIANGVRESARFYVELHKLGVNIQCFDVGGGLGVDYEGTRSQSDCSVNYGLNEYANNIIWAIGDACEEHGLPHPTVITESGRAVTAHHTVLVSNIIGVERNEYTEPTAPSEDAPRALQSMWETWGEMHQPGTRRSLREWLHDSQMDLHDIHVGYSSGAFSLQDRAWAEQLYLSMCHEVQKQLDPSNRAHRPIIDELQERMADKIYVNFSLFQSMPDAWGIDQLFPVMPLEGLNQAPERRAVLLDITCDSDGAIDHYVDGDGIATTMPMPQYDPENPPPLGFFMVGAYQEILGNMHNLFGDTEAVDVFVFPDGSVEVELSDEGDTVADMLEYVQLDPKTLLTHFRDQVKQTDLDADLQQQFLEEFEAGLYGYTYLEDE, encoded by the coding sequence ATGTCTGACGACATGTCTTCGCCATCCCCTTCGTCAGCAGGCGAACAGGGTGTACTACGTTCCATGCAGGAGGTAGCCATGAGCTCCCAGGAAGCCAGCAAAATGCTGCGCACTTATAATATTGCCTGGTGGGGCAATAACTACTACGACGTCAACGAACTGGGCCACATCACCGTTTGCCCGGATCCTGATGTACCGCAAGCGCGCGTTGATCTTGCTGAACTGGTAAAAGCCCGTGAAGCCCAGGGGCAACGTCTGCCTGCACTGTTCTGCTTCCCGCAGATCCTGCAGCACCGTCTGCGCTCGATCAACGCCGCCTTTAAGCGTGCGCGCGAATCCTATGGCTACAATGGCGACTACTTCCTGGTTTACCCGATTAAGGTTAACCAGCATCGTCGCGTCATTGAGTCCCTGATCCACTCCGGCGAACCGCTGGGTCTGGAAGCCGGTTCCAAAGCGGAACTGATGGCGGTGCTGGCCCATGCCGGTATGACCCGCAGCGTGATCGTCTGTAACGGTTATAAAGACCGCGAATACATCCGTCTGGCGCTGATCGGTGAAAAGATGGGCCACAAGGTCTATCTGGTGATCGAGAAGATGTCCGAGATCGCTATCGTACTGGACGAAGCCGAGCGTCTGAACGTCATCCCGCGCCTTGGCGTGCGTGCACGTCTGGCCTCCCAGGGCTCCGGTAAATGGCAGTCCTCCGGCGGTGAAAAATCCAAATTCGGCCTGGCGGCAACGCAGGTGCTGCAACTGGTGGAAATTCTGCGTGAGCGTGGTCGTCTGGACAGCATTCAGCTGCTGCACTTCCACCTCGGCTCGCAGATGGCGAACATTCGCGACATCGCCAACGGCGTGCGTGAATCTGCCCGTTTCTACGTTGAACTGCATAAGCTGGGTGTGAATATCCAGTGCTTCGACGTGGGTGGTGGTCTGGGCGTGGACTACGAAGGTACGCGCTCGCAGTCGGACTGCTCCGTCAACTATGGCCTGAACGAATACGCCAACAACATTATCTGGGCGATTGGCGATGCCTGTGAAGAGCATGGCCTGCCGCATCCGACGGTGATCACCGAGTCTGGCCGCGCCGTCACCGCGCACCATACCGTGCTGGTGTCGAACATCATCGGCGTGGAGCGTAACGAATACACCGAGCCGACAGCGCCGTCTGAAGACGCACCGCGCGCGCTGCAAAGCATGTGGGAAACCTGGGGCGAAATGCACCAGCCGGGTACCCGCCGTTCTCTGCGCGAATGGCTGCATGACAGCCAGATGGATCTGCATGACATTCACGTCGGCTATTCATCCGGCGCGTTCTCGTTGCAGGATCGCGCCTGGGCGGAACAGCTTTATCTGAGCATGTGCCACGAAGTGCAGAAGCAGCTGGATCCAAGCAATCGCGCCCATCGCCCGATTATCGATGAACTGCAGGAACGTATGGCGGACAAGATTTACGTCAACTTCTCGCTGTTCCAGTCGATGCCGGATGCATGGGGTATCGATCAGCTGTTCCCGGTGATGCCGCTGGAAGGGCTGAACCAGGCGCCGGAGCGCCGCGCGGTACTGCTGGATATTACCTGTGACTCGGATGGGGCTATCGATCACTATGTGGATGGCGACGGTATTGCCACCACCATGCCGATGCCGCAGTACGATCCGGAAAACCCGCCGCCGCTGGGCTTCTTTATGGTGGGTGCGTATCAGGAAATTCTCGGCAACATGCATAACCTGTTCGGGGATACCGAAGCGGTGGACGTGTTTGTCTTCCCGGATGGCAGCGTGGAAGTTGAACTGTCAGACGAGGGCGATACCGTCGCCGATATGCTGGAATACGTGCAGCTGGATCCGAAAACGCTGTTAACGCATTTCCGCGATCAGGTGAAACAAACCGATCTGGATGCGGACCTGCAACAGCAGTTCCTCGAAGAATTTGAAGCCGGACTGTACGGATATACTTATCTGGAAGACGAGTAA
- the yqgB gene encoding acid stress response protein YqgB, translated as MNKKPVAQSACQQSLLDTPPVYGLLSLCYAAIVVNCFIPFVFHAAGALAFLAHPSHVLQVRSWGFAALLPSCNMKSIGYTLFIQEVEVRYV; from the coding sequence ATGAACAAGAAACCGGTCGCGCAGTCGGCGTGCCAGCAGAGTCTGCTGGATACACCGCCTGTTTATGGGTTGTTATCGCTGTGTTACGCTGCGATAGTAGTCAACTGTTTTATACCCTTCGTCTTTCATGCTGCAGGGGCGTTAGCTTTCCTCGCTCACCCCAGTCACGTACTACAAGTACGCTCCTGGGGATTCGCTGCGTTGCTGCCTTCCTGCAACATGAAATCCATTGGGTATACACTTTTTATACAAGAAGTTGAGGTTCGCTATGTCTGA
- the metK gene encoding methionine adenosyltransferase yields the protein MAKHLFTSESVSEGHPDKIADQISDAVLDAILEQDPKARVACETYVKTGMVLVGGEITTSAWVDIEEITRKTVREIGYVHSDMGFDANSCAVLSAIGKQSPDINQGVDRADPLEQGAGDQGLMFGYATNETDVLMPAPITYAHRLVQRQAEVRKNGTLPWLRPDAKSQVTFQYDDGKIVGIDAVVLSTQHAEDIDQKALQEGVMEEIIKPVLPQEWLNASTKFFINPTGRFVIGGPMGDCGLTGRKIIVDTYGGMARHGGGAFSGKDPSKVDRSAAYAARYVAKNIVAAGLADRCEIQVSYAIGVAEPTSIMVETFGTEKIASEQLTLLVREFFDLRPYGLIQMLDLLHPIYKETAAYGHFGREHFPWEKTDKAAVLREAAGLK from the coding sequence ATGGCAAAACACCTTTTTACATCAGAGTCTGTCTCAGAAGGACATCCTGATAAAATCGCTGACCAGATTTCCGATGCCGTACTGGACGCGATCCTCGAACAGGATCCGAAAGCACGCGTCGCCTGCGAAACTTATGTGAAAACCGGGATGGTCCTGGTCGGTGGCGAAATCACCACCAGCGCATGGGTCGACATCGAAGAAATCACGCGTAAAACCGTTCGTGAGATCGGCTACGTTCATTCCGATATGGGCTTCGACGCCAATTCCTGCGCCGTACTGAGCGCGATTGGTAAGCAGTCTCCGGACATCAACCAGGGCGTTGATCGCGCCGATCCGCTGGAACAGGGCGCGGGCGACCAGGGCCTGATGTTTGGTTACGCGACCAATGAAACCGACGTGCTGATGCCAGCGCCAATCACCTACGCCCACCGTCTGGTGCAGCGTCAGGCTGAAGTGCGTAAAAACGGCACCCTGCCGTGGCTGCGTCCGGATGCGAAAAGCCAGGTGACCTTCCAGTATGACGACGGCAAAATCGTCGGTATTGATGCCGTGGTTCTGTCCACGCAGCATGCTGAAGATATTGACCAGAAAGCGCTGCAGGAAGGCGTGATGGAAGAGATCATCAAGCCGGTTCTCCCGCAAGAGTGGCTGAACGCGTCCACCAAATTCTTTATCAACCCGACGGGCCGTTTTGTTATCGGCGGCCCGATGGGTGACTGTGGCCTGACCGGTCGTAAGATCATCGTTGATACCTACGGCGGCATGGCGCGTCATGGCGGCGGTGCATTCTCCGGTAAAGATCCGTCGAAAGTTGACCGCTCTGCGGCTTACGCGGCACGTTATGTTGCGAAAAACATCGTGGCGGCGGGTCTGGCGGATCGCTGTGAAATTCAGGTTTCCTACGCGATTGGCGTGGCCGAGCCAACCTCCATCATGGTGGAAACCTTTGGCACCGAGAAAATCGCTTCCGAGCAGCTGACGCTGCTGGTACGCGAATTCTTCGACCTGCGTCCGTATGGCCTGATCCAGATGCTGGATCTGCTGCACCCGATTTACAAAGAAACCGCTGCATACGGTCACTTTGGTCGCGAACATTTCCCGTGGGAAAAAACCGACAAAGCAGCTGTGCTGCGTGAAGCAGCCGGCCTGAAATAA
- a CDS encoding sugar porter family MFS transporter has protein sequence MPDNKKKGRSNKAMTFFVCFLAALAGLLFGLDIGVIAGALPFITDEFKISPHTQEWVVSSMMFGAAVGAVGSGWLSFRLGRKKSLMIGAVLFVIGSLFSAAAPNVEVLILSRVLLGLAVGVASYTAPLYLSEIAPEKIRGSMISMYQLMITIGILGAYLSDTAFSYSGAWRWMLGVIIIPAILLLIGVFFLPDSPRWYAAKRRFHDAERVLLRLRDTSAEAKNELDEIRESLQVKQSGWALFKENSNFRRAVFLGILLQVMQQFTGMNVIMYYAPKIFELAGYSNTTEQMWGTVIVGVTNVLATFIAIGLVDRWGRKPTLTLGFLVMAVGMGVLGTMMHVGIDTPTEQYVAVGMLLMFIVGFAMSAGPLIWVLCSEIQPLKGRDFGITCSTATNWIANMIVGATFLTMLNTLGNANTFWVYAGLNVFFIVLTLWLVPETKHVSLEHIERNLMKGRKLREIGSHD, from the coding sequence ATGCCTGACAATAAGAAAAAGGGGCGTTCAAACAAGGCAATGACGTTTTTTGTCTGTTTCCTCGCCGCACTGGCCGGACTGCTGTTTGGCCTTGATATTGGTGTGATCGCAGGGGCCCTGCCCTTCATTACCGATGAGTTTAAAATTAGCCCGCACACACAAGAATGGGTGGTCAGCTCCATGATGTTCGGGGCGGCCGTAGGCGCTGTGGGTAGCGGCTGGCTGTCATTCCGTCTCGGGCGTAAAAAGAGCCTGATGATCGGTGCTGTACTGTTTGTTATCGGTTCGCTGTTCTCAGCCGCCGCGCCAAACGTCGAAGTGCTGATCCTCTCCCGCGTTCTGCTCGGCCTTGCGGTCGGCGTGGCGTCTTATACTGCACCGCTGTACCTGTCTGAGATCGCGCCGGAAAAAATCCGTGGCAGCATGATCTCCATGTACCAGTTGATGATCACCATCGGTATTCTGGGTGCTTATCTGTCTGACACCGCCTTCAGCTACAGCGGCGCATGGCGCTGGATGCTGGGCGTGATCATCATCCCGGCCATCCTGCTGCTGATTGGCGTGTTCTTCCTGCCGGATAGCCCGCGCTGGTACGCCGCTAAACGCCGCTTCCATGATGCTGAGCGCGTGCTGCTGCGTCTGCGTGATACCAGTGCCGAAGCGAAAAACGAACTGGATGAGATCCGCGAAAGCCTGCAGGTTAAGCAGAGCGGCTGGGCGCTGTTTAAAGAGAACAGCAACTTCCGTCGTGCCGTGTTCCTTGGCATCCTGCTGCAGGTGATGCAACAGTTCACCGGTATGAACGTGATCATGTATTACGCGCCGAAAATCTTTGAACTGGCAGGTTATTCCAATACCACCGAGCAGATGTGGGGCACCGTTATCGTGGGTGTGACCAACGTGCTGGCGACCTTTATCGCCATTGGTCTGGTGGATCGCTGGGGCCGTAAACCGACCCTGACGCTGGGCTTCCTGGTGATGGCGGTCGGCATGGGCGTACTGGGCACCATGATGCATGTGGGCATTGATACCCCGACCGAGCAGTATGTGGCTGTCGGTATGCTGCTGATGTTCATCGTTGGTTTTGCAATGAGTGCGGGTCCGCTGATCTGGGTACTGTGTTCGGAGATCCAGCCGCTGAAAGGCCGCGATTTCGGTATTACCTGCTCAACCGCCACCAACTGGATCGCTAACATGATCGTCGGTGCGACCTTCCTGACCATGCTCAACACCCTCGGCAACGCCAACACCTTCTGGGTGTATGCGGGTCTGAACGTGTTCTTTATCGTGCTGACGCTCTGGCTGGTGCCGGAAACCAAGCATGTGTCGCTGGAGCATATCGAGCGCAACCTGATGAAAGGCCGCAAACTTCGCGAGATTGGCTCTCACGACTGA
- a CDS encoding SprT family zinc-dependent metalloprotease, which produces MKTTRLPIAIQQAVMRSLRDKLALANQKLNRAYPEPALVYQQRGTAAGTAWLESYEIRLNAVLLMENQQAFIDEVVPHELGHLLVWKHFGRVPPHGKEWKWMMESVLGVPARRTHQFELASVRRNTFPYRCQCQQHQLTVRRHNKILRGEAVYRCVHCGEPLVAEA; this is translated from the coding sequence ATGAAAACCACCCGCCTCCCCATCGCCATTCAACAGGCCGTAATGCGCAGCCTGCGCGATAAGCTTGCCCTCGCAAATCAGAAACTCAACCGCGCTTATCCGGAACCTGCGCTGGTGTACCAGCAACGGGGAACCGCCGCCGGTACTGCGTGGCTGGAAAGCTATGAGATCCGCCTGAATGCCGTGCTGCTGATGGAAAATCAGCAGGCTTTTATTGATGAGGTGGTGCCCCATGAACTGGGGCATCTGCTGGTGTGGAAGCATTTTGGCCGCGTGCCGCCGCACGGTAAAGAGTGGAAATGGATGATGGAAAGCGTGCTCGGCGTTCCGGCACGCCGCACCCATCAGTTTGAACTGGCGTCGGTGCGTCGCAATACCTTCCCCTATCGTTGCCAGTGTCAGCAGCACCAGCTCACCGTGCGCCGGCACAATAAGATCCTGCGCGGTGAAGCCGTCTATCGTTGCGTACACTGCGGCGAGCCGCTGGTGGCGGAAGCCTGA
- the endA gene encoding deoxyribonuclease I yields MSRHLAFAALLLAGSVSFPGIAGSINNFSQAKAASVKVNADAPGDFYCGCKITWQGKKGIVDLASCGYKVRKNENRASRVEWEHVVPAWQFGHQRQCWQDGGRKNCSKDPVYRQMESDMHNLQPSVGEVNGDRGNFMYSQWNGGEGQYGQCPMKVDFKAKLAEPPARARGAIARTYFYMRDQYQLSLSRQQTQLFNAWDKLYPVTSWECERDRRIAAVQGHHNPYVLRACQAQKS; encoded by the coding sequence ATGTCCCGTCATCTTGCTTTTGCTGCCCTTTTACTGGCTGGCAGCGTTTCCTTTCCCGGTATTGCCGGGAGTATCAACAATTTCTCGCAGGCAAAAGCCGCGAGCGTCAAAGTGAACGCCGACGCGCCCGGTGATTTTTACTGTGGCTGCAAAATTACCTGGCAGGGTAAAAAAGGCATCGTCGATCTGGCGTCCTGTGGCTATAAAGTGCGTAAAAACGAAAACCGCGCCAGTCGCGTCGAGTGGGAACACGTTGTGCCCGCCTGGCAGTTCGGCCATCAGCGCCAGTGCTGGCAAGACGGCGGCCGCAAAAATTGCAGCAAAGATCCGGTCTATCGCCAGATGGAAAGCGATATGCATAACCTGCAACCTTCCGTAGGCGAAGTGAACGGCGATCGCGGCAACTTCATGTACAGCCAGTGGAACGGCGGCGAAGGTCAGTACGGCCAGTGCCCGATGAAAGTCGACTTTAAAGCGAAGCTGGCGGAGCCGCCTGCCCGCGCCAGAGGCGCTATCGCGCGCACCTACTTCTACATGCGTGACCAGTATCAGCTCTCTTTGTCCCGCCAGCAGACGCAGCTTTTCAACGCGTGGGATAAACTCTATCCGGTGACCAGTTGGGAGTGCGAGCGCGACCGTCGTATCGCCGCCGTGCAGGGGCATCATAACCCTTACGTGCTGCGCGCTTGTCAGGCACAAAAGAGCTAA
- the rsmE gene encoding 16S rRNA (uracil(1498)-N(3))-methyltransferase, translated as MRKPRIYHPGSLTVGQQVALNDDAANHVGRVLRMTAGQQVQLFDGSNQVFDAEILRADKKSVEVSVLSGETDDRESPLHIHLGQVMSRGEKMEFTIQKSIELGVSLITPLFSERCGVKLDAERLNKKIQQWQKIAIAACEQCGRNVIPEIRPAMDLEAWCAEPDDGIKLNLHPRASASINTLPLPVSRIRLLIGPEGGLSAEEIAMTARYQFTDILLGPRVLRTETTALTAITALQVRFGDLG; from the coding sequence ATGCGTAAACCCCGCATTTATCACCCTGGATCATTAACTGTCGGTCAGCAGGTGGCGCTGAACGATGACGCCGCCAACCATGTAGGGCGTGTACTGCGCATGACCGCCGGTCAGCAGGTACAGCTGTTCGACGGCAGTAACCAGGTGTTTGACGCGGAAATCCTCCGTGCAGATAAAAAAAGCGTCGAGGTCAGCGTTCTCTCAGGGGAAACCGACGATCGCGAATCGCCGCTGCATATTCACCTGGGCCAGGTGATGTCCCGCGGCGAAAAAATGGAATTCACCATCCAGAAATCGATCGAACTGGGCGTAAGCCTCATTACGCCACTTTTTTCTGAACGCTGCGGCGTTAAACTGGATGCTGAACGCCTGAACAAGAAGATCCAGCAGTGGCAGAAAATCGCCATCGCTGCCTGTGAACAGTGTGGTCGCAATGTGATCCCGGAAATCCGTCCGGCGATGGACCTGGAAGCCTGGTGCGCCGAGCCTGACGACGGCATTAAGCTGAATTTGCATCCGCGCGCCAGCGCCAGCATTAATACGCTGCCGTTGCCAGTGAGCCGTATTCGCCTGCTGATCGGCCCGGAAGGCGGGTTGTCCGCCGAGGAAATCGCCATGACCGCACGCTACCAGTTTACTGATATTCTGTTGGGACCACGTGTTTTGCGCACTGAAACGACCGCGCTCACCGCGATTACTGCACTGCAAGTACGCTTCGGCGATTTGGGGTAA
- the gshB gene encoding glutathione synthase, protein MIKLGIVMDPIADINIKKDSSFAMLLEAQRRGYELHYMEMADLYLTNGEARARTRLLSVEQNYDKWYEFGSEQDIELASLNVVLMRKDPPFDTEFIYATYILERAEEKGTLIVNKPQSLRDCNEKLFTAWFADLTPETLVTRNKAQLKAFWEKHHDIILKPLDGMGGTSIFRVKEGDPNLPVIAETLTELGSRYCMAQNYLPAIKDGDKRVLVVDGEPVPYCLARIPQGGETRGNLAAGGRGEPRPLSDSDWDIARRVAPTLKAKGLIFVGLDIIGDRLTEINVTSPTCIREIEAVFPISITGMLMDAIEKRLGQ, encoded by the coding sequence ATGATCAAGCTCGGCATCGTGATGGATCCCATCGCAGACATCAATATCAAGAAAGATTCCAGCTTCGCTATGCTGCTGGAAGCACAACGTCGCGGCTACGAGCTGCACTATATGGAAATGGCCGATCTTTACCTGACCAACGGTGAAGCCCGCGCCCGCACACGTCTGCTCTCCGTCGAGCAAAACTACGATAAATGGTACGAATTCGGCAGCGAGCAGGATATTGAGCTGGCGTCCCTTAACGTCGTGCTGATGCGTAAAGATCCGCCGTTCGATACTGAATTTATCTACGCTACTTATATCCTTGAACGCGCTGAAGAAAAAGGCACGCTGATCGTCAACAAACCGCAGAGCCTGCGCGACTGTAACGAAAAGCTGTTCACCGCCTGGTTTGCCGATCTGACCCCGGAAACGCTGGTCACCCGTAACAAGGCGCAGCTCAAAGCGTTCTGGGAAAAACATCACGACATCATCTTAAAACCGCTGGATGGCATGGGCGGCACGTCGATTTTCCGCGTGAAAGAAGGGGATCCTAACCTGCCGGTGATCGCCGAAACGCTGACCGAGCTGGGCAGCCGTTACTGCATGGCGCAAAACTATCTGCCTGCGATCAAAGACGGCGATAAGCGCGTGCTGGTCGTGGATGGCGAGCCGGTACCGTATTGCCTGGCGCGTATTCCGCAGGGCGGTGAAACCCGTGGCAATCTTGCTGCCGGTGGCCGTGGCGAACCGCGTCCGCTCAGCGACAGCGACTGGGATATCGCCCGCCGCGTCGCCCCGACGCTGAAAGCCAAAGGCCTGATTTTTGTCGGTCTCGATATCATTGGTGACCGCCTGACCGAAATCAACGTCACCAGCCCGACCTGCATTCGTGAAATCGAAGCCGTCTTCCCGATCTCCATCACCGGTATGCTGATGGACGCCATCGAAAAGCGTCTCGGCCAGTAA
- a CDS encoding YqgE/AlgH family protein, with protein sequence MNLQHHFLIAMPALQDPIFRRAVVYICEYNDEGAMGIIINKPLENLKVEGVLEKLKIQPESRNPAIRLDKPVFLGGPLAEDRGFILHTPPSRFASSIRISDNTVITTSRDVLETLGTDDQPTEVLVALGYSSWEKGQLEQEILDNAWLTAPADQNILFKTPIADRWREAAKLIGIDISTMPGVAGHA encoded by the coding sequence ATGAATTTACAGCATCACTTTCTGATTGCCATGCCTGCTCTCCAGGATCCCATCTTCCGTCGTGCGGTTGTCTACATTTGCGAGTACAACGATGAAGGTGCGATGGGGATCATCATCAATAAGCCGCTGGAAAACCTCAAGGTTGAGGGTGTGCTTGAGAAACTTAAAATTCAGCCTGAGTCGCGCAATCCGGCGATCCGCCTGGATAAACCGGTGTTCCTCGGCGGCCCGCTGGCGGAAGATCGCGGCTTTATTCTGCATACGCCGCCGTCCAGATTCGCCTCCAGCATTCGCATTTCTGATAACACGGTGATCACTACCTCCCGCGACGTGCTGGAAACCTTAGGCACCGATGACCAGCCGACGGAAGTACTGGTGGCGCTGGGTTACTCCTCCTGGGAAAAAGGCCAGCTGGAGCAGGAGATCCTCGATAACGCCTGGCTGACCGCTCCCGCCGATCAAAATATCCTCTTTAAAACGCCGATTGCCGACCGCTGGCGCGAGGCCGCGAAACTTATCGGCATTGATATTTCCACCATGCCTGGCGTTGCGGGGCATGCCTGA
- the ruvX gene encoding Holliday junction resolvase RuvX, with amino-acid sequence MSGTLLAFDFGTKSIGVAIGQRITGTARPLTALKAQDGTPDWKLIEKLLKEWQPDEVVVGLPLNMDGTEQPLTARARNFANKIHGRFGVKIQLHDERLSTVEARSGLFEHGGFRSLTKGNVDSASAVIILESYFEQHY; translated from the coding sequence ATGAGCGGCACATTACTGGCATTTGATTTTGGTACAAAAAGCATCGGCGTGGCGATTGGCCAGCGCATTACCGGTACCGCCCGACCACTGACCGCCCTCAAAGCGCAGGACGGCACGCCGGACTGGAAGCTGATTGAAAAACTGCTGAAAGAGTGGCAGCCGGATGAAGTGGTGGTGGGTCTGCCGTTAAATATGGACGGCACCGAGCAACCGCTGACCGCCCGGGCGCGTAACTTTGCCAATAAGATCCATGGCCGTTTCGGCGTGAAGATCCAGTTACACGACGAGCGACTGAGCACCGTTGAAGCCCGCTCCGGGCTGTTTGAGCACGGCGGATTTCGCTCGCTCACTAAAGGCAACGTCGACTCCGCCTCGGCGGTGATCATCCTCGAAAGTTACTTCGAACAACACTACTGA
- a CDS encoding IclR family transcriptional regulator domain-containing protein: MSSQPNQSLIDGIRCLQYLVSSGRAIGCRELARLMGINTTRVNRLLMTMASIGLTMQDEQRRYLPGPGIHALAAQAIRGSALFSQALPLLERHAPKDIVVAMGVLWEDQVIYIYHSSPDRQGSQALAGFHMLPAWQSVIGMSLLAAESDEALIARFSPEQWQQLGPHVAQQRTHGRVIWHHEDGEVSMARPLGFHSAALAFAGMWQPEDEQVASRLDALNQLCIQLTQKE; this comes from the coding sequence ATGTCGTCTCAACCGAATCAAAGCCTGATTGACGGCATCCGCTGTCTGCAATATCTCGTCTCCAGCGGCCGTGCTATAGGGTGCCGCGAGCTGGCGCGTCTGATGGGTATCAACACCACCCGCGTTAACCGTCTGCTGATGACCATGGCGTCCATTGGTCTGACGATGCAGGACGAACAGCGTCGCTATCTTCCCGGCCCCGGTATTCACGCGCTGGCGGCCCAGGCCATTCGCGGATCGGCCCTGTTTTCCCAGGCGCTGCCGTTACTGGAGCGCCATGCCCCCAAAGACATCGTGGTGGCGATGGGGGTCCTGTGGGAGGATCAGGTGATTTATATCTATCACTCCAGTCCCGACAGGCAGGGCAGCCAGGCGCTGGCGGGTTTTCATATGCTGCCCGCCTGGCAATCCGTCATCGGCATGTCGCTGCTGGCGGCGGAAAGCGACGAGGCGCTGATCGCGCGTTTTTCACCGGAACAGTGGCAGCAGCTCGGCCCGCATGTTGCGCAGCAGCGCACCCATGGGCGCGTCATCTGGCATCACGAGGACGGCGAAGTCTCAATGGCCCGCCCGCTCGGTTTTCACTCTGCGGCGCTGGCCTTTGCCGGTATGTGGCAGCCTGAAGATGAACAGGTCGCCAGCCGGCTCGACGCGCTAAATCAGCTCTGTATCCAGCTCACGCAAAAAGAGTGA